One Paenibacillus crassostreae DNA segment encodes these proteins:
- the cas2 gene encoding CRISPR-associated endonuclease Cas2, producing the protein MLVLITYDVSTISDGGTRRLRVVAKKCEDYGVRVQNSVFECIVDATQLKKLEIELEELIDPTVDSLRFYILGNNHKRKVNHIGAKPSLDVEGPLIF; encoded by the coding sequence ATTCTAGTATTGATTACGTATGATGTCAGCACGATATCCGATGGTGGAACAAGAAGACTGAGGGTAGTCGCTAAGAAATGTGAGGACTATGGGGTACGTGTACAAAATTCAGTCTTCGAATGCATTGTTGACGCAACACAATTAAAAAAGCTAGAAATAGAATTAGAAGAATTAATTGATCCAACGGTCGATAGTTTAAGGTTTTATATACTAGGAAATAACCATAAACGTAAGGTCAATCATATCGGCGCCAAGCCGAGCTTAGACGTTGAAGGACCATTGATTTTCTAG
- the cas1c gene encoding type I-C CRISPR-associated endonuclease Cas1c, producing the protein MRRLLNTIYVTTPDAYLALKGENVLIIKDDETIGRVPLHNLEAICTFGHQGASPALMAACVEQNIAIVFLTSNGRFRARVIGPSNGNVVLRKTQYRISDDEQKSAHIARHFLVGKLYNAKWTLERMTRDHALRIDVEKFKRVSAHLTESMKQLMTIDDLEVLRGVEGNAASAYFSLLDDMILQQKQDFFFKGRNRRPPLDNVNALLSFAYSLLSTEVGAALEGVGLDAYVGFLHRDRPGRMSLALDMMEELRSVYADRFVLSLINLKQVQASDFLKKESGAVLMTDDARKKILQLWKDKKEEKITHPFLKEKISWGLVPHAQALLLARFIRGDIDAYPPFLWK; encoded by the coding sequence ATGAGAAGGCTGTTAAATACGATATATGTGACAACGCCAGATGCTTATCTTGCTTTAAAAGGTGAGAACGTATTGATCATCAAAGATGATGAAACGATTGGTCGAGTACCTCTACATAATTTGGAAGCCATTTGTACATTTGGACATCAAGGGGCAAGTCCTGCGCTTATGGCTGCTTGTGTAGAACAGAATATTGCTATCGTCTTTCTAACGAGTAACGGTCGATTTCGTGCAAGAGTCATCGGGCCGTCTAACGGAAATGTCGTCTTAAGGAAAACGCAATATAGAATTTCAGATGATGAGCAGAAAAGCGCGCATATTGCCAGGCATTTTCTAGTTGGAAAGTTGTACAATGCGAAATGGACTTTAGAGCGAATGACAAGAGATCATGCTTTGCGGATTGATGTTGAGAAATTCAAAAGGGTATCCGCACATTTAACAGAGTCAATGAAACAATTAATGACTATTGATGATTTGGAAGTGTTACGGGGTGTCGAAGGAAATGCAGCAAGCGCATATTTTTCTTTATTGGACGATATGATTCTACAGCAGAAGCAGGATTTTTTCTTCAAAGGTAGAAATAGAAGACCACCATTGGATAATGTGAATGCCCTATTATCATTTGCTTATTCCTTACTATCTACTGAGGTTGGAGCCGCATTGGAAGGCGTCGGATTAGACGCTTATGTTGGTTTTCTACATCGAGATCGTCCAGGCAGAATGTCACTCGCGCTTGATATGATGGAAGAATTGAGAAGTGTGTATGCAGACAGATTCGTGCTATCGTTAATTAATTTGAAACAAGTACAAGCATCTGATTTTCTGAAAAAAGAAAGTGGTGCCGTACTTATGACGGACGATGCGCGTAAAAAGATATTACAACTGTGGAAAGACAAAAAGGAAGAGAAGATTACACATCCATTTCTAAAGGAAAAAATCTCTTGGGGACTTGTTCCGCATGCTCAAGCTCTTCTGTTAGCTCGTTTCATTAGAGGAGATATTGATGCATACCCGCCATTTTTATGGAAGTAG
- the cas4 gene encoding CRISPR-associated protein Cas4: protein MTDYDASEFLLLSGIQHFEFCERQWALIHIEQEWEENVLTIEGSHLHEKADDPFIREKRKDVLYVRGLPVHSSKLGLTGICDVVEFHKDPNGVPLQNEEGSYLPVPVEYKRGRPKKDQSDISQLVAQAICLEDMLYCKVPRGELFYHETRRRVEVEITEDLKNNVRKIAQRMHEYYARRHTPRVKTGEHCQSCSLRHICLPELLTKESVARYMKRMLAE from the coding sequence ATGACGGACTATGATGCATCTGAGTTTCTCTTATTGTCAGGGATTCAGCATTTCGAATTCTGTGAAAGACAATGGGCGCTAATCCATATTGAACAAGAATGGGAAGAGAATGTTCTAACGATTGAAGGGAGCCATCTACATGAGAAAGCGGATGACCCTTTTATTAGAGAAAAGCGTAAAGATGTATTATATGTGCGCGGGCTTCCCGTGCACTCTTCTAAATTAGGACTTACAGGGATTTGTGATGTCGTTGAATTTCATAAAGACCCCAATGGCGTACCGTTACAGAATGAAGAAGGATCATACTTACCCGTACCTGTTGAATATAAAAGAGGTCGACCGAAAAAAGATCAGTCTGATATTTCGCAGCTCGTGGCACAGGCGATATGTTTAGAGGATATGCTATATTGCAAGGTTCCTCGCGGTGAACTCTTTTATCATGAGACTCGGCGGCGGGTAGAAGTGGAGATAACAGAAGATCTGAAGAATAATGTAAGAAAGATAGCACAACGTATGCATGAATATTATGCGAGACGGCATACCCCTCGTGTGAAAACAGGAGAACACTGTCAAAGTTGCTCCTTACGTCATATTTGCTTGCCAGAGTTACTGACGAAGGAATCTGTCGCACGTTATATGAAAAGGATGTTGGCAGAATGA
- the cas7c gene encoding type I-C CRISPR-associated protein Cas7/Csd2, producing MTTIQNKIDFAIVFTVDKANPNGDPLNGNRPRQDYDGHGEVSDVAIKRKLRNRLQDAGESILVQSDERRADGYRSIYDRVSGNEDVAPYFAKNNKAANKEELVEMFASKAWYDVRAFGQVFAFKGTDVSVGVRGPVSIHAATSISPVEITSMQITKSVNSTTNEKDPSKKTSDTMGMKHRVDFGVYLFCGSINPQLAERTGFSDEDSEKLKQAFITLFANDSSSARPDGSMEVNKVFWWEHNSKLGQFSSAKVHRSIKIKLNADDKIPNSIDDYTITVEQLEGLPVKEYDGL from the coding sequence ATGACAACAATTCAGAATAAAATCGACTTCGCTATTGTATTTACAGTAGATAAAGCTAACCCCAACGGAGATCCTTTGAATGGTAATCGTCCGCGTCAAGATTATGATGGACATGGAGAAGTATCTGACGTAGCGATTAAGAGAAAACTTCGCAATCGATTACAAGATGCAGGGGAATCTATCTTAGTACAGTCAGATGAACGTCGTGCGGATGGATATCGTAGTATCTATGACCGTGTGTCAGGCAATGAAGATGTAGCGCCGTATTTTGCGAAGAATAACAAAGCAGCGAATAAAGAGGAATTAGTTGAAATGTTTGCTAGCAAGGCATGGTATGATGTTCGCGCATTCGGGCAAGTATTCGCTTTTAAAGGAACGGATGTTTCAGTAGGAGTAAGAGGTCCTGTTTCGATTCATGCAGCGACGAGCATTAGCCCAGTTGAAATTACGAGTATGCAAATTACGAAGAGTGTTAACTCTACGACAAATGAGAAGGACCCAAGTAAGAAAACGTCTGATACTATGGGAATGAAGCATCGCGTTGATTTCGGAGTATATCTATTCTGCGGTAGTATCAATCCACAATTAGCTGAGAGAACGGGATTCTCCGATGAAGATAGTGAGAAGTTGAAACAGGCATTTATTACATTATTCGCAAATGATTCTTCATCAGCAAGACCAGACGGTAGTATGGAAGTGAATAAAGTATTCTGGTGGGAACACAATTCGAAATTAGGTCAATTTTCATCGGCCAAAGTACATCGTTCTATTAAAATAAAGTTAAATGCTGACGATAAAATTCCAAATTCAATAGATGACTATACGATCACAGTAGAGCAACTAGAGGGTTTACCTGTGAAAGAATATGACGGACTATGA
- the cas8c gene encoding type I-C CRISPR-associated protein Cas8c/Csd1 → MSWMKRLYDVYDNNVKEVGEFKSRGEGQRFTLLPISHVTQSAQIEVTLDREGNFFDAKVVQKEEARTIVPATLNSANRAGAKVAGHFLHDKLFYVAADYMKYGGAQKRADNYPQYIAQMEDWATSEFSHPKVELIYNYVKKGNVIRDLVEAKVLFVDENGKLIEKWTSSDATKYGMEKPDIYKVVTGDSSESLVRFNLLREQSTDLPVWEDKELFQIFQNYLAHTMDGTEAKGLCYISGEIVTLSEQHGSRLRNAGDMSKLISSNDDKGFTYRGRFDKPSQAVQIGYDVSQKAHSALRWLIQRQGYRADTRNFITFGVENPAVVQPFQGTWDVVKNSNESDELDALDASDVSEELDELELELERDLLSNDETERDYTNLVIAEQVQEAFKGMKHNFEIEGVKQIVVMAVDAATTGRLAIVYYQELDSALFLDELSYWHRTCKWYQIYYDAANKKIVDYVGTPSTYHIVEAVYGERADPRIKKELFTRLLPCIVDHAAIPKDIVRTIFNRVKNPLSFKDDLLSRTGEWQRTLNIACALIRKQYEKEDISMTLEIDNPSRDYLFGRLLGVAEVLERKELNRRGEKRATNATRYFNAFSQRPARTWMTIRKQLHPYQVRQGENISYYNKLIREIEALIQVDDMNNEALGPLFLLGYSSQVKDLYTKKEQKEENIDDNNSE, encoded by the coding sequence ATGAGCTGGATGAAGCGCTTGTATGATGTGTACGACAATAATGTCAAAGAAGTGGGAGAGTTTAAATCACGGGGAGAAGGTCAACGCTTCACGTTGTTGCCAATCTCTCATGTAACTCAAAGTGCACAAATTGAAGTGACATTAGATCGTGAGGGTAACTTTTTTGATGCAAAGGTTGTGCAAAAAGAGGAGGCTCGAACTATTGTACCGGCAACGTTAAACTCTGCTAATCGCGCAGGAGCAAAGGTAGCTGGACACTTCCTACATGATAAGTTGTTTTATGTAGCAGCAGATTATATGAAGTATGGTGGAGCGCAGAAACGTGCAGATAATTACCCACAATATATCGCCCAGATGGAAGATTGGGCAACGAGCGAATTCAGTCATCCGAAGGTTGAACTAATATACAACTACGTCAAGAAAGGCAATGTTATCCGCGATCTTGTGGAAGCGAAGGTGTTGTTTGTAGATGAGAATGGCAAGTTAATCGAAAAATGGACAAGCAGCGATGCTACGAAATATGGGATGGAGAAACCTGATATTTATAAAGTCGTAACGGGGGATAGCAGTGAGTCACTTGTGCGCTTTAATCTGTTAAGAGAACAGTCGACTGATCTTCCTGTATGGGAAGATAAAGAACTCTTTCAAATATTTCAGAACTACCTTGCTCATACAATGGACGGAACTGAGGCCAAAGGTCTCTGTTATATTAGCGGTGAGATTGTAACATTATCAGAACAGCATGGATCTCGCTTGCGTAATGCGGGGGATATGTCCAAGTTAATCTCATCTAATGATGACAAAGGGTTTACATATCGCGGTCGTTTCGATAAACCCAGTCAAGCTGTGCAGATCGGATATGATGTATCTCAAAAGGCACATAGTGCATTAAGATGGCTCATTCAACGGCAAGGATATCGTGCGGATACCCGGAATTTCATTACATTTGGGGTTGAAAATCCTGCGGTAGTTCAACCATTCCAGGGAACATGGGATGTAGTAAAGAACTCGAATGAATCAGACGAATTAGACGCATTAGACGCATCAGACGTATCAGAGGAATTGGACGAATTGGAGCTCGAACTGGAACGTGATCTGTTATCTAACGATGAGACTGAACGAGATTATACGAATCTTGTCATTGCAGAACAAGTCCAGGAAGCGTTCAAGGGAATGAAACACAACTTCGAAATCGAAGGCGTTAAGCAAATTGTTGTGATGGCTGTCGATGCTGCGACAACCGGAAGATTGGCTATCGTTTATTACCAAGAGCTGGATAGTGCGTTATTTCTAGATGAATTATCTTATTGGCATCGTACGTGCAAGTGGTATCAGATTTATTATGATGCGGCTAACAAAAAAATAGTAGATTACGTCGGAACACCTTCAACTTATCATATTGTTGAGGCGGTCTACGGTGAGAGAGCAGATCCTAGAATAAAAAAGGAATTGTTTACGCGGTTACTACCTTGCATTGTAGACCATGCGGCGATACCTAAAGATATCGTTAGAACGATTTTTAACCGAGTGAAGAATCCGCTGAGCTTCAAGGATGACTTATTAAGCCGGACAGGTGAATGGCAAAGAACATTGAATATTGCTTGTGCATTGATCCGCAAACAATATGAAAAGGAGGACATCAGTATGACGTTAGAAATTGACAATCCGTCGCGTGATTATTTATTTGGAAGATTGCTAGGTGTGGCCGAAGTGCTAGAGCGTAAAGAACTTAACCGTCGAGGTGAAAAACGTGCAACCAATGCGACGCGCTATTTCAACGCATTCTCACAGCGTCCTGCTCGCACATGGATGACGATTCGTAAACAACTTCATCCATATCAAGTCCGTCAAGGTGAGAATATTTCATATTATAATAAGTTGATTCGAGAGATTGAAGCGCTTATTCAAGTTGATGATATGAATAATGAGGCTTTAGGACCGTTGTTCTTACTCGGATACAGTAGCCAAGTGAAGGATCTTTACACTAAAAAAGAACAGAAAGAGGAGAATATTGATGACAACAATTCAGAATAA
- the cas5c gene encoding type I-C CRISPR-associated protein Cas5c produces the protein MRNSIEFIVHGKYALFTDPVTKIGGEKFTYQIPTYQALKGIVESIYWKPTIIWYIDEVKVMNAIQTEVKGLRPTKHHESSNELAYYTYLRNPSYQVRAHFEFNEHRPDLEHDRNENKHHNVAKRSVERGGRRDIYLGSRECQGYVEACEFGSGESYYDKYGEINFGSMFHGFNYPDETGRKELEARICIPVMKNGIIQFDRPEDCLTVRSIKEQELKAFMLGTNLKSVEEEYSEMFQGEVNK, from the coding sequence ATGCGAAATAGTATTGAATTTATTGTCCATGGTAAATACGCTCTGTTTACAGATCCCGTTACCAAAATTGGCGGAGAGAAGTTCACCTATCAAATTCCAACATACCAAGCGCTGAAAGGGATTGTTGAATCCATCTACTGGAAACCTACTATAATTTGGTATATAGATGAAGTTAAAGTCATGAATGCAATCCAAACGGAAGTGAAGGGCTTACGGCCGACGAAACATCATGAATCGTCCAATGAGCTAGCTTATTATACTTATTTACGCAACCCATCCTATCAAGTTCGCGCTCACTTTGAGTTCAATGAGCATCGTCCTGACCTTGAACATGATCGGAATGAGAATAAACATCATAACGTCGCGAAGCGTTCAGTTGAACGAGGGGGACGGCGAGATATTTATCTTGGAAGTCGAGAGTGTCAAGGTTATGTTGAAGCTTGTGAATTCGGAAGCGGTGAGAGTTACTACGATAAATATGGGGAGATTAATTTCGGTTCCATGTTCCATGGATTTAACTACCCGGATGAGACTGGCAGAAAAGAATTAGAAGCACGGATTTGTATTCCTGTGATGAAGAACGGGATTATCCAATTCGACAGACCTGAAGATTGCCTTACTGTGCGTTCGATTAAAGAGCAGGAGTTGAAGGCATTCATGCTAGGTACGAATCTGAAATCTGTGGAGGAAGAGTATTCCGAAATGTTCCAAGGGGAGGTGAATAAATGA
- a CDS encoding CRISPR-associated helicase/endonuclease Cas3 codes for MIAHMRKSDYKEQTVQEHLEAVSDIAKEFGKKVNVQSMAELAGYLHDMGKNTKAFSTYIENAVKKLGAPSVKIDHSSAGAKYLYERYYIDSPEKLSESISNMVIEMVGMVILSHHSGLQNFLQTDGSQSDFFKRVCREDLPHYEEVCTTFLNVQGNQEKVEELYQASLKEMKSFLLQYQQLSKQWQGKSHISRYVYYSILMKYIFSCLIDADRTDSRRFDEDDHSDLYPSNQLFFKESYDHLIDQLQEWVAGPEASHPINELRAVMSEQCDRLAEEPSSIYQLSIPTGGGKTFASLRYALKHAHLQAKDRIIYVVPYTTILEQNADAVRKIIKNKDMVLEHHANVIDDAESDDELDFYQKPSLKQMQLARDNWDHPIIFTTMVQFLDTFYGKGTRKARRLHNLTNAIVIFDEVQSVPIKHIPLFNSAVNFLHYFGKSSIILCTATQPSLTATAYPLLMDVDAEMVRDLPDVVKAFQRVSIKSKVKTQGWNANEICDFALDELENKQSLLIILNTKKAVLNVYHELKESSGYSVYHLSTSMCPQHRKDILQEVKKKLKSGDEKVICVSTQLIEAGVDISFECVIRSLAGLDSIAQAAGRCNRNGEYANGFVYIIRAHDEELSKLPEIALGQKVTEQDVLTRSELAEDLLSPAAIQTYFDFYLTKAAREIRMIDFKLNIPLIELIDQSKKYFEAVPQGSPRTSVRSMYKTLESRFEVIEAPTTGILVPYHAEGRDLIADLNEEIRDYDQLNLLLKKAQLYSVNVYSHTLRQLVKEDLIFPLHTEGVYALKDGGYHKEFGLSLTGEGELSQSIF; via the coding sequence ATGATAGCTCATATGAGAAAGTCTGATTATAAAGAACAAACAGTGCAAGAGCATTTAGAAGCAGTCTCAGATATTGCGAAGGAATTCGGCAAGAAGGTGAACGTTCAGTCGATGGCGGAGCTTGCTGGTTATTTACACGACATGGGGAAGAATACGAAAGCGTTCAGTACATATATTGAAAATGCTGTGAAAAAGCTAGGAGCACCTTCTGTGAAAATTGATCATTCGTCGGCAGGGGCGAAGTATTTATATGAACGGTATTATATTGATTCTCCCGAAAAGCTAAGCGAGAGTATATCCAATATGGTGATCGAAATGGTAGGGATGGTTATTCTCTCACATCATTCGGGATTACAGAACTTTTTGCAGACGGATGGGAGTCAATCTGATTTTTTTAAAAGAGTATGTAGGGAAGACCTTCCTCATTACGAAGAAGTATGCACAACATTCTTAAACGTTCAAGGAAATCAAGAGAAAGTCGAAGAACTCTATCAGGCTTCATTGAAGGAAATGAAGAGCTTTCTATTGCAATATCAACAACTATCGAAGCAATGGCAGGGGAAAAGTCACATCTCTCGGTATGTCTACTATAGTATATTGATGAAGTATATCTTTAGTTGTCTTATTGATGCGGATCGTACAGATTCTCGTCGATTTGATGAAGATGATCATTCGGATTTATATCCATCGAATCAGTTGTTTTTTAAAGAGAGTTATGATCATTTGATTGATCAATTACAAGAATGGGTAGCAGGTCCAGAAGCGTCACATCCGATCAACGAGCTACGTGCAGTGATGTCAGAACAATGCGATCGTCTAGCAGAAGAACCTTCGTCTATTTATCAACTATCGATTCCGACAGGTGGTGGGAAGACGTTTGCAAGCTTGCGATATGCGTTGAAGCACGCGCATTTACAAGCCAAGGATCGGATCATCTATGTCGTACCTTACACAACTATACTGGAACAAAATGCGGATGCCGTTCGGAAAATTATTAAGAACAAAGACATGGTTTTGGAACATCATGCGAATGTAATCGATGATGCTGAGAGCGATGACGAACTAGATTTTTATCAAAAGCCATCACTAAAACAAATGCAGTTAGCACGAGATAATTGGGATCATCCGATTATTTTCACCACGATGGTACAATTTTTAGATACATTCTATGGCAAGGGTACTCGTAAAGCACGTAGACTACATAATTTGACTAATGCCATTGTCATCTTCGACGAAGTACAATCTGTACCTATCAAGCATATTCCTTTATTTAATAGCGCCGTGAACTTTCTACATTACTTTGGTAAGAGCAGTATTATCTTGTGCACAGCAACGCAGCCATCGCTCACAGCAACAGCATATCCACTACTGATGGATGTAGATGCTGAAATGGTGAGGGATTTGCCTGATGTTGTGAAAGCGTTTCAACGTGTCTCGATCAAAAGTAAAGTGAAGACGCAAGGTTGGAATGCAAACGAAATTTGCGACTTTGCGTTAGATGAATTGGAAAATAAGCAATCATTACTTATTATTTTAAATACAAAAAAGGCAGTTCTAAATGTGTATCATGAGTTGAAGGAATCATCAGGATACAGCGTATATCATTTAAGCACATCGATGTGCCCGCAGCATCGTAAGGATATTCTACAGGAAGTAAAGAAGAAGCTTAAGTCAGGCGATGAGAAAGTGATCTGCGTAAGTACGCAACTCATTGAGGCGGGAGTAGATATTAGCTTTGAATGTGTGATTCGCTCACTTGCTGGATTAGATTCGATTGCCCAAGCGGCAGGTCGCTGTAATCGTAACGGTGAGTATGCCAATGGATTTGTATATATTATACGTGCCCATGACGAAGAGCTGTCTAAATTGCCTGAAATTGCACTTGGCCAAAAGGTGACGGAACAAGATGTCCTAACTCGAAGTGAATTAGCTGAAGATCTGCTTAGTCCAGCAGCGATTCAGACTTATTTTGACTTCTATTTAACGAAGGCAGCACGAGAAATCCGAATGATAGATTTTAAGCTTAATATTCCTCTCATTGAATTGATTGATCAGAGCAAGAAGTATTTCGAAGCTGTACCACAGGGAAGTCCGAGGACGTCAGTGCGATCAATGTATAAGACGCTTGAATCTCGTTTCGAAGTGATTGAAGCCCCGACGACAGGGATATTAGTTCCATATCATGCTGAAGGCCGGGATTTAATAGCAGACTTGAATGAGGAGATCCGTGATTACGATCAACTGAATCTATTGTTAAAAAAAGCTCAGCTATATAGTGTCAATGTGTACAGTCATACGTTACGTCAGTTAGTTAAAGAAGATTTGATCTTTCCACTTCATACGGAGGGGGTATATGCGCTTAAGGACGGCGGTTATCACAAAGAATTCGGTCTGTCCCTTACTGGAGAAGGAGAACTGAGTCAATCTATCTTTTGA
- a CDS encoding MMPL family transporter gives MSTFLYKISNKAFRKPWYFIVSWLAIVGLVATLLGINGIHISNEMKIEGTESQRVLDQLSNELPIASGGQGSVVFKASDDQRLDTPERGAAIGKIISEVYHLDYVVNTAELASGANDLNAMMMQNANPDDLPPYGIMIVDGMPLPGVLLSADGTIALFQFQFTDELTAIPQDVKDTIIETVTALEKEEEISVLPSESLLSLEIGIGSGEVIGLIVAAIVLLMTLGSVVAAGLPLLTALLGIAIGVGGAFSISSFIEMTNVSAILGLMIGLAVGIDYCLFIVNRQRRLIFDQGLSAQEAASRATGTAGSAVFFAGLTVIIALCGMLVMGISFLSTMALVAAATVLVNMLLVLTLLPALLGLVGEKICSPKARNKNQLKAANATRIGFSDRWVRGVVKFRWLVIVVVIVILGIAATPILKMDMGIPGAATANLDTAARQSYDAISEGFGEGFNGPLILVAELEDSSSKLTIEHLMGLVMELQSQDNVSQVSPLGINENGNLAIFSLIPDTGPTDIETKELVQQLRELDLQTGGGVTLGVTGFTAVNIDMSVKLGNVFPIYIGIIVILSLIILMLVFRSIVVPIKATLGFLLSILATFGITTAVFQWGWLNDVFGFDTGGPLLSFMPIVTTGILYGLAMDYQVFLVSSMRESYVHGHKGKESIVHGYNQASRVVLGAAVIMVSVFAGFIFTDDIMIKQIGFALTIGIFIDTFLVRMTLVPAVMAIFGEKAWWLPKWLDRILPNLDVEGDKLIAKLDKPNEILRKDQES, from the coding sequence ATGTCCACATTTTTATACAAAATTAGTAATAAGGCTTTTCGAAAGCCTTGGTATTTCATTGTAAGTTGGTTGGCCATTGTAGGTCTTGTCGCAACATTGTTAGGCATAAACGGCATTCATATAAGCAACGAGATGAAAATAGAAGGTACGGAATCACAGCGAGTGTTGGACCAGTTATCCAATGAGCTTCCGATTGCTTCAGGTGGGCAAGGTAGTGTTGTATTTAAGGCTTCTGATGATCAAAGATTGGATACACCAGAGCGTGGTGCTGCGATTGGTAAGATCATTTCAGAGGTATATCATTTAGATTATGTAGTTAACACTGCAGAGCTCGCATCAGGAGCTAATGATTTGAATGCCATGATGATGCAGAATGCAAATCCAGATGATTTGCCTCCATACGGTATCATGATCGTGGATGGTATGCCACTTCCAGGAGTGTTGCTCTCTGCCGACGGTACAATTGCATTATTCCAATTTCAGTTTACAGATGAGTTGACAGCTATTCCTCAAGATGTGAAGGATACGATTATTGAGACCGTAACCGCTCTTGAGAAAGAAGAAGAAATATCCGTACTTCCTAGTGAATCACTGCTATCTCTGGAGATTGGAATTGGATCCGGAGAAGTGATTGGATTGATTGTGGCTGCGATTGTGTTATTGATGACTTTAGGGTCTGTGGTCGCTGCAGGTCTTCCGTTACTCACAGCACTTTTAGGTATTGCTATAGGGGTCGGGGGAGCGTTCTCAATTTCGAGTTTTATTGAAATGACGAATGTTTCAGCTATTCTAGGACTTATGATTGGTCTGGCAGTTGGGATTGATTATTGCTTATTCATTGTTAATCGCCAACGTCGGTTGATATTTGATCAGGGATTGAGTGCTCAGGAAGCAGCAAGCAGAGCGACTGGTACTGCTGGAAGTGCGGTATTCTTCGCAGGATTAACTGTTATTATTGCTTTGTGTGGCATGCTGGTTATGGGTATTTCGTTCTTATCGACCATGGCATTAGTAGCTGCAGCAACAGTTTTGGTTAATATGTTACTTGTGTTGACGTTATTACCGGCTTTGCTTGGTTTAGTGGGCGAGAAGATATGTTCTCCAAAAGCTCGTAACAAGAATCAGCTAAAAGCAGCAAATGCAACACGTATTGGATTTTCTGATAGATGGGTCAGAGGTGTTGTGAAGTTTCGCTGGCTAGTCATTGTTGTAGTTATTGTAATCCTAGGGATTGCAGCGACACCGATACTGAAAATGGATATGGGTATCCCTGGAGCGGCCACAGCGAATTTAGATACGGCGGCTAGGCAAAGTTATGATGCGATTTCAGAGGGATTTGGTGAAGGATTTAACGGACCACTAATTTTGGTTGCAGAGTTAGAGGACTCATCTTCAAAGCTTACAATCGAACATCTGATGGGTCTCGTGATGGAGCTTCAAAGTCAGGACAACGTATCTCAAGTATCGCCTTTAGGTATCAATGAGAATGGTAATTTGGCTATATTCAGTCTAATTCCAGATACGGGACCTACGGATATAGAAACGAAAGAATTGGTACAGCAATTACGTGAACTTGACCTACAGACGGGTGGGGGAGTTACGTTAGGCGTTACCGGATTTACAGCTGTAAATATTGACATGTCGGTTAAGTTGGGCAATGTTTTTCCAATTTATATTGGTATTATAGTTATTCTTTCGCTGATTATTCTCATGTTAGTCTTTCGTTCAATTGTTGTACCCATTAAAGCAACGCTTGGTTTTCTACTAAGTATACTGGCAACATTCGGTATCACCACAGCAGTGTTTCAATGGGGATGGCTGAATGATGTATTCGGTTTCGATACGGGTGGACCGTTGCTTAGCTTTATGCCGATTGTAACGACCGGTATTCTCTACGGTCTGGCTATGGATTATCAGGTGTTCCTTGTTAGTTCCATGCGCGAATCATACGTTCATGGGCATAAGGGTAAGGAGTCCATTGTTCATGGATACAATCAAGCAAGCCGTGTGGTGCTAGGTGCGGCAGTCATTATGGTATCTGTTTTTGCTGGATTTATATTTACCGATGATATCATGATCAAACAGATCGGTTTTGCGTTAACGATCGGTATCTTTATTGACACGTTTCTTGTACGAATGACATTGGTTCCTGCTGTTATGGCTATTTTCGGTGAAAAAGCTTGGTGGTTACCCAAGTGGTTAGATCGTATCTTGCCAAACTTAGATGTCGAAGGAGACAAATTAATCGCTAAGTTAGATAAACCGAATGAAATATTGCGCAAAGATCAAGAGAGTTGA